Proteins found in one Kluyveromyces marxianus DMKU3-1042 DNA, complete genome, chromosome 2 genomic segment:
- the YRM1 gene encoding Zn(II)2Cys6 transcription factor produces MSSKVDKKEGQGGCCDGIERAMRPNNTPDGAKDMENPGDDGYSGAESGNGNEKGQDEAHGHGNGNGNGNKSHSNEARVKKSNPKRRRKLIRSCTFCRKRKLKCDRARPMCTGCRMRGLSECVYTDGLNQQTSPDGRFSGAPNEELLQEIARLKSIMHENEEYSLQRTSAPARAISYGVQSKEKNPLSEYTYVMIKRERTVRYGCTSFRTIAKLSGGSVAKYLREVAGIHKNERGRIKARTGNSMLYELQRIERPWSLGMLISELPKYSELCATVEHAFNYKGFRLHKIFSKDRVRRYLNECFKVRDDRIIELIPHAKLNYYPIGIVLHLYITLMEDAPASFISFFLMLLGQTTAKIYYVERVQFILLHYIWKAGRFQNGGDNSHLAPLVELMVSSALDIGLHDCAGELLQDRKLLNSMWLWILFYDIVVSFDMGRSVLVSGELFDSEKLLNDQEFQVPVDGVNDEFGPAFMLSLRKFVYYGRITIIGLYSRNKIPDLDLYINHFEKLIDEIWPSKRDFFEDTNTMLNHLSFAGSVICLPATNIVSTLRALKRLVFKDYSTENYMMNAKMLLMSVDLIYGSIIECYHSDLQEAPEELASPLTTPSNIRCVIEVISSHWVRSIFLCYQFLFTLAMNLNNSSDIEGASSSIQDTTVLENLLNKFNKAHQICFDQLRSSPALLPLHQYLSSRHPFIHMLFYERTARMMLGKLTNSKVTEDLQTDNEASNSKNDFQENPGTFALTDAYFPPLDQTDIENIFNEMFRDSGISEQDMVEISSANTTNASCSTNNNSSSNTNNAD; encoded by the coding sequence ATGTCTTCGAAGGTtgacaagaaagaaggacaGGGTGGATGCTGTGATGGGATAGAGCGAGCAATGCGGCCGAACAATACGCCAGATGGAGCTAAAGATATGGAGAATCCTGGGGACGATGGATATAGCGGAGCGGAGTCTGGCAATGGTAATGAGAAAGGTCAAGACGAAGCGCATGGCCATGGTAATGGTAATGGCAATGGTAATAAGAGTCATAGCAATGAAGCTCGAGTGAAAAAATCTAACCccaagagaagaaggaaactGATACGATCGTGTACGTTTTGTCGGAAACGTAAGTTGAAGTGTGATAGGGCACGTCCTATGTGCACTGGCTGCAGGATGAGAGGGTTATCTGAATGTGTATATACGGATGGGTTGAATCAGCAGACTTCTCCGGATGGGAGGTTTAGCGGAGCGCCAAATGAGGAACTTCTGCAAGAAATTGCTAGGTTGAAGTCTATCATGCACGAGAATGAGGAGTATTCGCTACAGAGGACGTCAGCACCTGCCAGAGCGATTTCGTATGGGGTGCAgtcaaaagagaagaacCCATTGTCTGAATACACTTACGTGATGATCAAGCGGGAACGGACGGTACGGTATGGATGTACGTCGTTCAGGACAATAGCGAAACTCTCTGGTGGGAGTGTGGCCAAGTACTTGCGGGAAGTAGCTGGTATACATAAGAACGAGAGAGGTCGGATCAAGGCTAGGACGGGTAACTCGATGTTGTACGAACTACAGCGCATTGAGCGTCCCTGGTCGCTAGGCATGCTCATCTCAGAGTTGCCCAAGTACTCTGAGTTGTGTGCGACGGTCGAACATGCATTCAATTACAAAGGTTTTAGGCTCCACAAGATATTCTCGAAGGACAGGGTCAGACGTTATCTTAACGAGTGTTTCAAGGTCAGAGATGACCGGATTATAGAGCTTATACCGCATGCTAAGTTGAACTACTATCCTATAGGTATCGTGTTGCATCTATACATCACTTTAATGGAAGACGCGCCGGCCAGCtttatctcttttttcctAATGTTGCTCGGGCAAACTACCGCCAAAATATACTACGTGGAAAGAGTCCAGTTCATACTTTTGCACTACATTTGGAAAGCGGGAAGATTCCAAAACGGTGGAGATAATTCGCACTTGGCACCCCTCGTCGAACTAATGGTTTCGTCAGCGTTGGATATTGGGCTACACGATTGTGCGGGAGAACTCTTGCAAGACCGCAAATTGCTGAATTCCATGTGGCTATGGATTTTATTCTACGACATCGTAGTCTCGTTCGATATGGGTAGGTCAGTTTTAGTCTCTGGTGAACTTTTCGACTCCGAAAAGTTGCTAAATGATCAAGAATTTCAAGTGCCTGTAGACGGTGTGAACGATGAATTTGGACCCGCTTTCATGTTGAGTTTACGGAAGTTCGTCTACTATGGACGTATCACGATCATTGGGTTATACTCCAGGAACAAAATCCCGGACTTGGATCTCTACATAAAccattttgaaaagttaattgatgaaatatgGCCATCAAAAAGAGACTTCTTCGAAGACACTAACACGATGTTGAATCATTTATCATTTGCGGGTTCAGTGATATGCTTGCCAGCAACCAACATAGTGAGTACACTCAGAGCGCTAAAACGTCTTGTATTTAAGGATTACTCTACTGAAAACTATATGATGAACGCAAAAATGCTTTTGATGTCCGTAGATTTGATTTACGGTTCCATCATCGAATGTTATCATTCGGACTTGCAAGAGGCACCTGAAGAGCTCGCATCCCCATTAACAACGCCTTCTAACATTCGGTGCGTAATTGAAGTGATATCATCTCATTGGGTGAGatctatttttctttgttatcAATTCCTGTTCACTTTGGCGATGAATCTGAACAACTCTTCAGATATTGAAGGAgctagtagtagtattcAGGATACTACAGTACTTGAGAATTTGCTTAATAAGTTCAATAAAGCACATCAGATTTGCTTTGATCAATTGAGATCATCACCGGCACTGCTACCCCTACACCAATATCTTTCCAGTCGTCATCCTTTCATTCATATGTTGTTTTACGAAAGAACTGCCAGGATGATGTTGGGGAAACTTACAAATTCTAAAGTGACAGAAGACCTTCAGACCGACAATGAGGCCTCTAATTCTAAAAATGACTTCCAGGAAAACCCTGGTACGTTCGCACTTACGGATGCATACTTCCCACCCCTTGATCAAACGGACAttgaaaacatttttaATGAGATGTTCCGAGATTCAGGGATTAGTGAGCAGGATATGGTAGAAATATCATCTGCTAATACCACTAACGCTAGTTGTAgtactaataataattctagtagtaatactaataatGCGGATTAG
- the SCS3 gene encoding Scs3p: MNYTFFLLCPVLFVIGYVFPIIPTTVDKDGLLNVYFVKFGWFWTSVVSGLCIVRYSRLANHWKRYILLSLWWLVFTQEVFGLTPLMDLVFLKSGGYCSFDVLDQSDNVHHLNLKFHDNEYRRLRGLRRMIKWLDSVDGSDSLKNALRSIIKDDKLDYNPGLIGELSGLSRLVRSSSGCSRAGGHWVGGHDPSGHIFLITLMLMLMFGELSRYQERAFRHLSRTYKRFFKRVGQFCIQLFDNGGLVNVLMQDGGSQWWYKLFVKPPLACYKTLASLAYLVVKFVIWENPILLLLTLTLMWSYSFVVTVMLFHTLPEQLSGFLAAYVVCIIVYQLV, translated from the coding sequence ATGAATTATACATTCTTCTTACTATGTCCGGTATTGTTTGTTATTGGATATGTATTTCCGATTATACCAACGACCGTTGATAAAGACGGACTATTGAATGTATACTTCGTTAAATTTGGTTGGTTTTGGACATCTGTGGTATCAGGTTTGTGTATAGTACGTTATTCGAGACTTGCCAATCATTGGAAGCGATATATTTTACTTTCGCTATGGTGGCTTGTTTTCACTCAAGAAGTGTTCGGATTAACACCGTTAATGGACCTTGTCTTCTTGAAGAGTGGCGGATACTGTTCCTTTGATGTCCTAGATCAGAGTGACAACGTGCACCATTTAAACTTGAAATTCCATGATAATGAGTATAGGAGGTTAAGAGGGCTGCGACGTATGATTAAATGGTTGGACAGTGTTGATGGCAGCGATTCTTTAAAGAATGCCCTCCGTTCAATTATAAAGGATGACAAGCTTGATTACAACCCAGGATTGATCGGAGAACTCTCTGGGTTGTCTAGATTAGTGAGATCAAGCTCTGGGTGTTCGCGTGCTGGTGGCCATTGGGTCGGTGGCCATGATCCCAGTGGACATATTTTCTTAATTACTTTGATGCTGATGTTAATGTTCGGAGAATTGTCCCGCTATCAGGAGCGGGCTTTTAGACATCTTTCAAGGACTTACAAAAGGTTTTTCAAACGTGTTGGACAATTTTGCATACAACTTTTCGATAACGGCGGCCTTGTAAATGTCTTAATGCAGGATGGGGGCTCTCAATGGTGGTACAAACTTTTTGTAAAACCTCCGCTAGCGTGCTATAAAACGTTAGCTTCGTTGGCATACCTGGTTGTGAAATTTGTTATATGGGAAAACCCCATTTTGTTGCTTCTAACTTTAACACTAATGTGGTCATACTCATTTGTGGTAACTGTGATGCTTTTCCATACACTTCCAGAGCAACTTTCAGGATTTTTAGCAGCGTACGTCGTTTGTATTATAGTTTATCAATTAGTATAA
- the HSP60 gene encoding chaperone ATPase HSP60 codes for MLRSSVRPANVGLKRTTQLLSSRCYSSHKELKFGVEGRAALLKGVETLAEAVSATLGPKGRNVLIEQPFGAPKITKDGVTVARAITLEDKFENMGAKLLQEVAAKTNEAAGDGTTSATVLGRAIFTESVKNVAAGCNPMDLRRGTQAAVEKVIEFLSQNKKEITTSAEIAQVATISANGDAHVGKLLASAMEKVGKEGVITIREGRTLEDELEVTEGMRFDRGFISPYFITNAKSGKVEFEKPLILLSEKKISSIQDILPSLELSNQTRRPLLIIAEDVDGEALAACILNKLRGQVQVCAVKAPGFGDNRKNTLGDIAILSGGTVFTEELDLKPENATIQHLGSCDSVTITKEDTVILNGNGPKENIEARIEQIKNSIDMTTTNSYEKEKLQERLAKLSGGVAVIRVGGSSEVEVGEKKDRYDDALNATRAAVEEGILPGGGTALLKASRVLDEVKTDNFDQKLGVDIIRKAITRPARKIIENAGEEGSVIVGKIIDEYGSEFTKGYNAAKGEYTDMLSAGIIDPFKVVRSGLVDASGVASLLATTEVAIVDAPKPAAAPSMPGGMPGGMPGMM; via the coding sequence ATGTTGAGAAGTTCAGTTAGACCAGCCAACGTGGGATTGAAGAGAACCACTCAATTGTTGAGCAGCCGTTGTTACTCCTCGCACAAGGAATTGAAGTTCGGTGTTGAAGGTAGAGCTGCGTTGTTGAAGGGTGTTGAAACTTTGGCTGAAGCAGTTTCTGCTACTTTGGGTCCAAAGGGTAGAAACGTTTTGATTGAGCAACCATTTGGTGCTCCAAAGATCACCAAGGATGGTGTTACTGTTGCAAGAGCCATTACTTTGGAAGACAAGTTTGAAAACATGGGTGCCAAGCTTTTGCAAGAAGTTGCAGCCAAGACCAACGAAGCTGCTGGTGACGGTACTACTTCTGCTACTGTTCTAGGTAGAGCTATCTTTACCGAATCTGTTAAGAACGTGGCTGCTGGTTGTAACCCAATGGACTTGAGAAGAGGTACCCAAGCTGCAGTGGAAAAGGTTATTGAATTCTTGTCtcaaaacaagaaggagaTCACCACTTCTGCTGAAATCGCTCAAGTCGCCACCATTTCTGCCAATGGTGATGCCCACGTTGGTAAGTTGTTGGCCTCTGCCATGGAAAAGGTTGGTAAGGAAGGTGTCATCACCATCAGAGAGGGTAGAACCTTGGAAGACGAATTGGAAGTCACCGAAGGTATGAGATTCGACCGTGGTTTCATCTCCCCATACTTCATCACTAACGCCAAGTCTGGTAAGGTCGAATTCGAAAAGCCATTGATCTTGTTgagtgaaaagaagatctcTTCCATCCAAGACATTTTGCCTTCTTTGGAATTGTCCAACCAAACCAGAAGACCATTGTTGATCATCGCTGAAGATGTTGACGGTGAAGCCTTGGCTGCTTGTattttgaacaagttgAGAGGTCAAGTCCAAGTCTGTGCTGTGAAGGCTCCAGGTTTCGGTGACAACAGAAAGAACACCTTGGGTGATATCGCTATCTTGTCCGGTGGTACCGTCTTCACCGAAGAGTTGGACTTGAAGCCTGAAAACGCTACCATCCAACACTTGGGTTCTTGTGACTCCGTCACCATCACCAAGGAAGATACCGTTATCTTGAACGGTAACGGTCCAAAGGAAAACATCGAGGCCAGAATCGAACAAATCAAGAACTCTATCGACATGACCACTACCAACTCTTacgaaaaggaaaagttGCAAGAACGTTTGGCTAAGTTGTCCGGTGGTGTTGCCGTCATCAGAGTCGGTGGCTCTTCAGAAGTCGAAGTcggtgaaaagaaggaccGTTACGACGATGCTTTGAACGCCACCAGAGCCGCTGTCGAAGAAGGTATCTTGCCAGGTGGTGGTACCGCTTTGTTGAAGGCTTCCAGAGTCTTGGACGAAGTTAAGACCGACAACTTTGACCAAAAGTTGGGTGTTGACATTATCAGAAAGGCTATCACCAGACCAGCCAGAAAGATCATCGAAAACGCTGGTGAAGAAGGCTCTGTCATCGTTGGTAAGATCATCGACGAATACGGAAGCGAATTCACCAAGGGTTACAACGCTGCCAAGGGCGAATACACTGACATGCTATCTGCTGGTATCATTGATCCTTTCAAGGTTGTCAGAAGTGGTTTAGTGGATGCTTCCGGTGTTGCTTCCCTATTGGCCACTACCGAAGTTGCCATCGTTGATGCACCAAAGCCAGCCGCTGCTCCATCAATGCCAGGTGGTATGCCAGGTGGTATGCCAGGTATGATGTAA
- the ATG22 gene encoding MFS transporter: MDGDMSEITPLLESSTSVSKSKSTVDVSVEEVEEATNDEVFDVKELSKWDTRKTYFIWLLVCFSTGPTAAMMRAYVPAIIQTTAHRLGHPKGSSGPCALRGDDCYVRFGFGEVQYTSYSLYLKAIYTSLEGVLAILLMAFADYSDYRKWLMVGATAFYGVFAIPFFWLADTEHYGTLVQQSVLYCLMLCFSTVYQITESSYIPVFMNARRVSLRTGDDDNNKPQQGAVISRGLNVSTWGLVVGNIGGLLASLVGVIITHVNNKPDGKDFLLAVTIAGIVTAVISFICAGLVPSLKGKEIEIKGFKNLLLAPIVRFKKILSDLIEYKEALKFCVAWVIWNVAYSNFLAVFGLLFRSTLGIGSSDAEFTVWQFTNLIIACVGPLFWTYVYSRKCYNMPSTYSTLYMKRSLCAMLTIGMLANFWGCLGANSNSKVGFKNRWEFWTFQILFVGTSTGIRMINRVIYSAVLPLGKENQYFGFEIMLGLCTGWSESLFVALIQDKTGNSRMPFIPNTVLYLVALVILIYVDIEAGMKKVKKWY; the protein is encoded by the coding sequence ATGGATGGAGATATGAGTGAAATTACACCGTTACTGGAAAGCAGCACGTCTGTAAGTAAATCGAAATCGACGGTTGATGTGTCAGTGGAGGaagtagaagaagctaCTAACGACGAGGTTTTCGATGTCAAAGAACTCTCAAAGTGGGATACACGGAAGACGTATTTTATTTGGCTCTTGGTATGTTTTTCTACAGGGCCTACGGCTGCGATGATGCGGGCGTACGTGCCTGCGATCATTCAAACGACAGCACATAGATTAGGACACCCGAAGGGCTCTAGTGGGCCATGTGCTCTGAGAGGAGACGATTGCTATGTTAGATTTGGGTTCGGTGAAGTGCAATACACTTCTTATTCGCTATATTTGAAGGCGATATATACATCGCTTGAAGGGGTCCTTGCGATTTTGTTGATGGCGTTTGCCGATTATTCGGACTATAGAAAGTGGTTGATGGTTGGCGCAACGGCTTTCTATGGGGTATTTGCGataccttttttttggttagCAGATACAGAACATTACGGCACGTTGGTTCAGCAGTCTGTGCTCTACTGTTTGATGCTTTGCTTCAGTACGGTATATCAAATCACAGAGAGCTCATACATACCTGTGTTTATGAATGCAAGGCGTGTGTCGTTGCGGACTGGCGATGATGACAACAACAAGCCGCAGCAGGGCGCTGTTATATCGCGTGGTCTTAACGTGAGTACGTGGGGGCTTGTTGTTGGGAATATAGGCGGTCTTTTAGCCTCGTTGGTTGGTGTTATAATCACACATGTGAATAACAAGCCAGATGGTAAAGACTTCTTGTTGGCAGTAACTATAGCTGGTATCGTTACGGCTGTGATATCATTTATATGCGCGGGTTTGGTGCCTAGTTTAAAGGGTAAAGAAATCGAAATCAAGGGCTTTAAGAATTTGCTGTTAGCGCCAATCGTTAGGTTCAAAAAGATTCTCAGCGATTTAATAGAATACAAAGAAGCTTTGAAATTCTGTGTTGCTTGGGTGATCTGGAACGTTGCGTACTCCAACTTTCTTGCTGTGTTTGGTTTATTATTCAGGTCTACTCTTGGTATCGGTTCTTCTGATGCTGAATTTACGGTTTGGCAATTTACCAATCTAATTATTGCGTGCGTAGGACCACTCTTTTGGACGTACGTTTACTCACGCAAATGCTATAATATGCCCAGTACGTATAGTACACTCTATATGAAAAGATCTTTGTGTGCAATGTTGACAATTGGGATGCTTGCCAACTTTTGGGGGTGCTTGGGAGCGAACTCTAATAGTAAAGTAGGATTTAAGAACCGTTGGGAATTTTGGACGTTCCAAATTTTATTTGTCGGTACCAGTACTGGAATAAGAATGATCAATCGGGTTATTTATAGCGCTGTCCTACCTCTAGGAAAGGAGAATCAATATTTTGGTTTCGAAATTATGCTTGGTTTATGCACCGGTTGGTCGGAATCGTTATTTGTTGCCCTTATTCAAGACAAAACCGGGAACTCAAGGATGCCATTCATACCCAATACCGTCTTGTACTTAGTTGCGTTGGTTATTTTAATATACGTCGACATCGAAGCTGGGATGAAAAAGGTCAAGAAGTGGTATTAA